The Gemmata palustris genome includes a region encoding these proteins:
- a CDS encoding class I SAM-dependent rRNA methyltransferase: MSAKVILKAKRAQPFFGRHPWVFAGAIERVEGAPADGDEVELVSHGGNFVARGLYNSQSKINVRLYCWEADVPLDRAFFHSRISRAVQLRHDVLKLNAPGAGYRVCFSESDYLSGMVVDRYGDWLTVQFTALGLAKRREIIIDVLRELLNPKGIYLRTEKGIGKLEGVELHDQLLWGEPPPADLSIAENGMRFLVNLTEGQKTGYYLDQRDNRAAVARLCSGKRVLDAFCYSGGFGLYAAKAGASEVLGVDASEPALELARRNAAANELSNITFANADVFKHLSELVAAGRQFDVVVLDPPKFARNRAAVPEALKGYRRLHQLAMKLLAKDGLLVSCCCTGLIAMADLEELLAQVSVEARRDLQIIERRGPAADHPVAVTCRESGYLKCLISRVL; encoded by the coding sequence ATGTCTGCCAAAGTCATTCTCAAAGCCAAGCGCGCCCAGCCGTTCTTCGGGCGACACCCGTGGGTGTTCGCGGGCGCGATCGAGCGCGTCGAGGGCGCCCCCGCGGACGGCGACGAAGTCGAACTCGTCTCGCATGGGGGGAACTTCGTTGCCCGTGGGCTGTACAACTCGCAATCCAAAATCAACGTGCGCCTCTACTGCTGGGAGGCCGACGTCCCGCTCGACCGGGCGTTCTTTCACAGCCGGATCTCGCGCGCGGTCCAGCTCCGCCACGACGTCCTGAAACTCAACGCTCCGGGAGCCGGGTACCGCGTCTGTTTCAGTGAATCGGACTATCTCTCGGGCATGGTGGTGGACCGTTACGGCGACTGGCTCACGGTGCAGTTCACCGCGCTGGGTCTGGCGAAGCGGCGCGAGATCATTATTGACGTGCTGCGCGAACTGCTGAACCCAAAAGGGATCTACCTCCGCACCGAAAAGGGCATCGGCAAACTTGAAGGCGTCGAGCTGCACGACCAACTGCTCTGGGGCGAACCGCCGCCCGCAGATTTGAGCATCGCGGAAAACGGAATGCGGTTCCTCGTGAACCTCACCGAGGGCCAGAAGACGGGCTACTACCTCGACCAGCGCGACAACCGCGCCGCGGTCGCACGACTGTGTAGCGGGAAGCGCGTTCTGGATGCGTTCTGCTACTCCGGCGGGTTCGGGCTGTACGCGGCGAAGGCCGGCGCGAGCGAAGTCCTCGGTGTGGACGCATCCGAACCGGCGCTGGAACTGGCCCGTCGGAACGCCGCCGCCAACGAACTGAGCAACATCACCTTCGCCAACGCCGATGTATTTAAGCACCTGAGCGAATTGGTCGCTGCGGGGCGCCAGTTCGACGTGGTGGTTCTCGATCCGCCGAAGTTCGCGCGCAACCGCGCCGCGGTCCCAGAAGCGCTCAAAGGGTACCGCCGGCTGCACCAACTCGCGATGAAGCTACTCGCGAAAGACGGGCTCCTCGTCTCGTGCTGCTGTACCGGACTGATCGCGATGGCGGACCTGGAAGAGTTGCTCGCGCAGGTATCGGTCGAAGCGAGACGTGATCTGCAAATCATCGAGCGCCGCGGACCGGCCGCGGACCACCCGGTCGCGGTGACGTGCCGCGAATCCGGGTACCTCAAGTGCCTCATCAGTCGCGTACTGTAG